One genomic region from Natrinema sp. DC36 encodes:
- a CDS encoding TrkA C-terminal domain-containing protein produces MTVYESDLPGVGKKFEVELDDGERLVIVTHNTGKREVYLKADADADSERVFDASDRLARKIGTILEGAYFQPVQAEQVETMLSDDTYLEWYGVSETAEVAGQTLAEADIRDRTGVSVVAIQRGEELISPPTPETVLEVGDTLVVIGDREDCAQFEELLGAGLKE; encoded by the coding sequence ATGACTGTTTATGAAAGCGATCTCCCCGGCGTCGGGAAGAAGTTTGAGGTCGAACTCGACGACGGCGAGCGGCTTGTCATTGTGACTCATAACACAGGGAAGCGGGAGGTGTATTTGAAAGCGGACGCGGACGCGGACAGCGAGAGGGTATTCGATGCCTCAGATCGGCTCGCGCGAAAAATCGGTACAATTCTAGAAGGGGCATACTTCCAGCCGGTGCAGGCCGAACAGGTGGAGACAATGCTCTCTGACGATACCTACCTCGAGTGGTACGGCGTCTCCGAAACCGCCGAAGTGGCCGGCCAGACTCTCGCCGAAGCGGACATCCGCGATAGGACAGGCGTCTCTGTCGTCGCCATTCAGCGCGGCGAGGAGTTGATCTCGCCGCCGACGCCGGAGACGGTCCTCGAGGTCGGTGACACACTGGTCGTCATCGGCGACCGCGAGGACTGCGCCCAGTTCGAGGAACTGCTCGGAGCTGGACTCAAAGAATGA